A DNA window from Thermosynechococcaceae cyanobacterium Okahandja contains the following coding sequences:
- a CDS encoding FeoC-like transcriptional regulator, which produces MLLDVQAYIRQQQRVSLKELRQHFYSAPQMLEEILAQLERKGRIEKLPSTSCPGCCHCSQADFEVYQWKM; this is translated from the coding sequence ATGCTATTAGATGTCCAAGCCTATATCCGGCAGCAGCAACGGGTGTCGCTGAAAGAGTTACGGCAGCACTTCTATTCTGCCCCCCAAATGCTAGAAGAGATTTTGGCTCAGTTAGAGCGTAAAGGACGAATTGAAAAGCTCCCTTCAACGTCTTGCCCGGGCTGCTGCCATTGCTCTCAGGCAGATTTTGAGGTTTACCAATGGAAAATGTAA
- a CDS encoding thioesterase family protein has translation MLEPYERRVHFADTDAAGVVYFANVLRFCHEAYEDLLQQLGINLQQFFSGHHIIVPITEAQVRFLAPLYCGDRVRIIVTPAAVEGSRFQLSYRLLRLEGGDRVAMAHTHHICLAVPERHKAPLPPPLAEWLRAETMSTATGDRDD, from the coding sequence ATGCTAGAACCCTACGAACGCCGTGTTCACTTTGCGGATACCGATGCCGCCGGAGTGGTCTATTTTGCCAATGTGCTGCGGTTTTGTCACGAGGCCTACGAAGACCTACTACAACAGTTGGGCATCAATTTGCAGCAGTTTTTTAGCGGCCATCACATTATTGTTCCGATCACAGAAGCACAGGTACGGTTCTTGGCTCCCCTCTACTGTGGCGATCGCGTCCGTATTATTGTGACACCGGCAGCCGTTGAGGGCAGTCGCTTTCAACTGAGTTATCGATTGCTGCGGTTAGAGGGGGGCGATCGGGTGGCCATGGCCCACACTCACCATATCTGCCTTGCCGTGCCGGAACGGCACAAAGCACCCCTACCCCCACCTTTAGCGGAGTGGCTCAGGGCGGAGACAATGAGCACCGCCACGGGCGATCGCGACGATTAG
- the dcm gene encoding DNA (cytosine-5-)-methyltransferase: MTRLTFIDLFAGIGGMRLGFTQAGAECVFSSEWNKFAQMTYEANFLEKPLGDITKISNSEIPDHDILLAGFPCQPFSIAGVSKHNALGINHGFNHPTQGNLFFEIVRILADKKPKAFLLENVKNLQSHDKGRTFKIIHKILDDLGYYIYYKVIDAVHFVPQHRERIFIVGFREPIEFTFPQLQTSSLRVKDILEIEVPAKYTLTDHLWNYLQQYAQKHREKGNGFGYGLVNLDGITRTLSARYYKDGSEILIPQVNQNPRRLTPRECARLMGFPDSFKIVVSDTRAYQQFGNSVVVPLVKAIADRMLDALNQSNLLKITKQLSLL, from the coding sequence ATGACACGCCTAACGTTTATCGATCTTTTTGCTGGCATTGGCGGAATGCGTTTGGGATTTACCCAAGCAGGTGCAGAGTGTGTTTTTAGTTCAGAATGGAATAAATTTGCCCAAATGACTTACGAAGCTAACTTTCTGGAAAAGCCTTTGGGAGATATTACTAAGATTTCTAACAGTGAGATTCCAGATCATGATATTTTACTGGCAGGATTCCCTTGTCAGCCATTTAGTATTGCTGGAGTAAGCAAACATAATGCTTTAGGAATTAATCATGGATTTAATCACCCTACTCAAGGTAACTTATTTTTTGAAATAGTAAGAATCCTTGCGGATAAAAAACCGAAAGCTTTTTTACTGGAAAACGTCAAAAATCTACAAAGTCATGATAAAGGCAGAACATTTAAAATTATTCATAAGATCTTGGATGACTTAGGATATTACATTTACTATAAAGTAATTGATGCTGTTCATTTTGTGCCGCAGCATCGTGAAAGAATTTTCATTGTTGGGTTTAGAGAACCTATAGAATTCACATTTCCACAACTACAAACATCATCTTTAAGAGTAAAAGATATTTTAGAAATTGAAGTTCCAGCGAAATATACACTCACCGATCATCTTTGGAACTATTTGCAGCAATATGCCCAAAAACATCGAGAAAAAGGGAATGGCTTTGGATATGGACTAGTAAATTTAGATGGAATTACGCGAACATTAAGTGCAAGATATTACAAAGATGGATCAGAAATTCTTATTCCTCAAGTCAATCAGAATCCTCGAAGATTAACACCAAGAGAATGTGCACGATTAATGGGTTTTCCTGATTCATTTAAGATAGTTGTCAGTGATACCAGAGCTTACCAACAATTTGGCAACTCTGTTGTTGTGCCTTTAGTGAAAGCTATTGCTGATAGAATGCTAGATGCTCTGAATCAAAGTAATCTTTTGAAAATAACTAAGCAACTCAGTCTTCTCTGA
- a CDS encoding BsaWI family type II restriction enzyme — MVKLNKQERKILNEISSTYYMKPIIKRINDWVKNTSNVKSSWPRVFDHLYQILINSKADIEKLLDNRIKAEIIKNKDQARRSIVGNAFSKSIIYIFLMNKVHENIPNQISITSQRSVIPDFYESTKIKIQNEFQKPDMDIVIYSLDNSQTYILLSLKTSLRERATQTYKWKLLMDIALYSPRLREKYDISYSSSKLPIICFATTNFYNEINSPQQRGMLKFFDRVFIAKEIDDDQSFVYPLSNLILFSIEHLVVNHVQLRLFVDTIQ; from the coding sequence ATGGTTAAACTTAACAAACAAGAACGAAAAATATTAAATGAAATTTCATCAACTTATTACATGAAGCCTATTATTAAAAGAATAAATGATTGGGTAAAAAATACATCAAACGTAAAATCAAGCTGGCCTAGGGTATTTGATCATCTCTATCAGATTTTAATAAACTCAAAAGCTGATATTGAAAAATTACTAGATAATCGAATTAAGGCAGAAATTATTAAAAATAAAGATCAAGCCAGAAGAAGTATTGTTGGAAATGCTTTTTCTAAATCAATCATCTACATCTTTTTGATGAATAAGGTTCATGAAAATATACCCAATCAAATTTCGATAACGTCTCAACGATCAGTAATTCCTGATTTCTATGAATCAACCAAAATAAAGATTCAAAATGAATTTCAAAAACCCGATATGGACATTGTTATTTATTCATTAGATAATTCTCAAACTTATATTCTTTTATCTCTCAAAACTTCTTTAAGAGAAAGAGCTACTCAAACGTATAAGTGGAAGCTTTTAATGGATATTGCTCTATATAGTCCAAGACTCCGAGAGAAATACGATATTTCATATTCATCTTCAAAATTGCCGATCATTTGCTTTGCTACAACTAATTTTTATAATGAGATAAATAGTCCTCAACAGCGTGGAATGTTAAAGTTTTTTGATCGTGTTTTCATTGCCAAGGAAATAGATGATGATCAATCATTTGTCTATCCTCTTTCCAATTTAATATTATTTTCAATAGAGCACTTAGTAGTAAATCATGTACAGCTTCGCTTATTTGTCGATACTATTCAGTAG
- a CDS encoding cyclic peptide export ABC transporter — protein MKLFRILLQAAWPTVAGAAFAGLLNGGSTAGLIALINATLQGTPALRSVLPWGFIALGALLLLTHFASQVLLVRAAQQAVYEMRLLLSRRILASPLRQLEAIGTPQLLATLTEDVDAVARSFSVLPNLFNAVAIVFGCLIYMGWLSPPLFFALVTLIGIGAGSYLFLAGKARQFLERARREQDRLFQHFRTLTEGNKELKLNRQRRLAFLDQELEPTARQTRQQNQLGYMVFAIAASWGQLLLFVTIGFFLFTLPHLLGATPTVLSGYVLTIIYLMLPMQQVIDAIPIFSRASVALKKVESLHLSLGDPLPTANTSLDLPPLGWKTLRLEHIRHQYHGSHEDEAVTFTLGPLSLTAHAGELIFIVGGNGSGKSTLAKIITGLYVPDQGEIWVDNHCLAPSDYEWYRQHFGAVFSDFYLFERLLGIEAPERLAAVPEYLEKLRLSHKVRLEGDRFSTTSLSQGERKRLGLLMAYLDDRPAYLFDEWAADQDPVFRDIFYRQLLPELKAQGKTLFVISHDDRYFDVADRLLKLDYGQLVSD, from the coding sequence GTGAAACTGTTTCGGATTCTGTTGCAAGCCGCATGGCCAACCGTAGCAGGGGCAGCGTTTGCCGGACTCCTCAATGGTGGCAGCACCGCCGGACTCATTGCCCTCATTAATGCTACCCTCCAAGGAACCCCCGCCCTCAGATCTGTGTTGCCCTGGGGGTTTATTGCCTTGGGGGCACTACTGCTGCTAACCCACTTTGCCTCGCAAGTGCTGCTGGTGCGGGCTGCCCAACAGGCGGTCTATGAAATGCGTCTGCTCCTGAGCCGCCGTATTCTGGCCTCCCCCTTGCGTCAATTGGAAGCCATTGGTACGCCGCAACTGCTGGCCACCCTCACAGAAGATGTGGATGCCGTGGCGCGATCGTTTTCCGTGCTTCCCAACCTCTTTAATGCCGTGGCTATTGTTTTCGGCTGTTTAATCTATATGGGATGGTTGTCTCCTCCCCTATTTTTTGCCCTCGTGACCTTAATTGGTATTGGGGCGGGTAGCTATTTGTTTCTGGCGGGTAAAGCGCGTCAATTTCTAGAGCGGGCACGGCGAGAGCAAGATCGCCTCTTTCAACACTTTCGTACCCTAACCGAAGGCAATAAGGAACTCAAGCTGAATCGGCAGCGCCGCCTTGCCTTTTTGGATCAGGAATTGGAACCCACGGCACGGCAAACGCGGCAGCAAAACCAATTGGGCTATATGGTCTTTGCCATTGCGGCCAGTTGGGGGCAGCTTCTTCTGTTTGTGACCATTGGCTTTTTCCTCTTTACCTTGCCACACCTGCTGGGGGCAACACCTACGGTGCTCTCCGGCTATGTCCTGACCATTATTTACCTGATGCTGCCAATGCAACAGGTGATTGATGCCATCCCCATCTTTAGTCGCGCTAGCGTCGCCCTCAAAAAGGTTGAATCGCTACATCTGAGTCTTGGTGACCCCCTCCCCACCGCTAACACAAGCCTTGATCTTCCTCCCTTAGGCTGGAAAACCCTGCGCCTAGAGCACATCCGCCACCAGTATCACGGCAGTCACGAAGATGAGGCGGTCACGTTTACCCTTGGGCCGTTGAGCTTAACCGCCCATGCGGGAGAATTAATTTTTATTGTTGGCGGGAACGGCAGCGGCAAATCTACCTTGGCCAAAATTATTACAGGTCTTTACGTTCCCGATCAGGGGGAAATTTGGGTAGATAACCATTGCCTTGCCCCCAGTGATTACGAATGGTATCGGCAGCACTTTGGCGCCGTCTTTAGTGATTTTTATCTTTTCGAGCGACTCTTGGGGATTGAGGCACCAGAACGCTTGGCGGCGGTTCCTGAGTACCTAGAGAAGCTACGCCTCAGCCATAAAGTGCGGCTCGAGGGCGATCGCTTCTCGACCACCTCCCTCTCTCAAGGGGAGCGCAAGCGACTGGGGTTGCTCATGGCCTACCTCGACGATCGCCCCGCCTATTTGTTTGATGAGTGGGCAGCGGATCAGGACCCCGTTTTCCGCGATATTTTTTACCGCCAACTCCTGCCAGAACTGAAGGCCCAGGGCAAAACTCTGTTTGTCATTAGCCACGACGATCGCTATTTTGACGTAGCCGATCGCCTCCTTAAACTAGACTACGGCCAATTAGTTTCTGATTAA
- a CDS encoding anion transporter — MFSALLPGLVLALSYGALALGTVPGLRMNRATIALVSAALLIALGTVDLRTAWQTIDPQTIIFLLSMMIVNAYLGYSGFFQLAVVVVVRFAASPLGLLLFLTGATGTLSALFLNDTLALVTTPLTLQMTHALGLNPVPYLLAIAAATNIGSVATLSGNPQNILVGSFSGLGYLEFAQTMLPVAVLGLVVQVAWLWWLYPQVRSSRPCTLATLKPVRLHLPLLRKTLVVTSAMLLAFSLGFPLAETALLAAAALLVTRRLKPERILAQVDWSLLVLFSGLFILSYCVQRLDILASLQPWITRPLGLVAITTVLSNLISNVPTVLLLANFIPKDAPQLWYLLAATSTLAGNLTLFGAVANLITIEAAASTGQSLSFWRHVQFGAPLTLITVAIAYVWIDYHL, encoded by the coding sequence CTCCTGCCGGGACTGGTGTTGGCGCTGAGCTATGGGGCGCTTGCCTTGGGAACGGTGCCCGGCCTGCGGATGAATCGAGCCACGATTGCCCTCGTCAGTGCGGCACTGCTGATTGCCTTGGGCACAGTTGATCTGCGAACCGCATGGCAAACAATTGATCCCCAGACGATTATTTTTTTACTAAGCATGATGATTGTCAATGCTTATCTGGGGTACAGTGGCTTTTTTCAGTTGGCAGTCGTGGTGGTGGTGCGCTTTGCGGCGAGTCCTCTGGGGCTATTGCTGTTCCTCACCGGCGCAACGGGCACGCTTTCGGCGCTGTTTCTCAACGATACGTTGGCGTTGGTGACTACCCCCCTCACCCTCCAGATGACCCACGCCCTTGGCCTGAATCCGGTGCCCTACCTGCTGGCGATCGCGGCGGCTACCAACATTGGTTCAGTGGCCACCCTGAGTGGCAATCCCCAAAATATTCTTGTCGGCTCCTTTTCCGGTTTGGGGTACCTTGAGTTTGCCCAAACCATGCTGCCCGTTGCCGTCCTAGGACTGGTTGTGCAAGTGGCTTGGCTGTGGTGGCTCTATCCACAGGTGCGCTCTTCCCGTCCGTGTACCTTGGCCACCCTTAAGCCCGTGCGGTTGCACCTGCCCTTACTGCGGAAAACCCTCGTGGTGACCAGTGCAATGCTGTTGGCCTTTAGTTTGGGGTTCCCGTTGGCGGAAACGGCGTTGCTGGCGGCGGCGGCACTCCTAGTAACGCGGCGGCTGAAACCGGAGCGGATTTTGGCACAGGTGGACTGGTCGCTTTTGGTGCTCTTTTCTGGTTTATTTATCCTTAGTTATTGCGTGCAACGCCTTGATATTCTGGCGAGCCTCCAGCCTTGGATTACCCGCCCCCTTGGATTGGTGGCAATCACCACCGTGCTCTCGAATCTCATTTCCAATGTGCCCACGGTGCTGCTGCTGGCAAATTTTATCCCCAAGGATGCCCCCCAGCTTTGGTACCTATTGGCGGCCACCAGTACCTTGGCGGGTAATTTGACCCTCTTTGGGGCTGTGGCTAATCTGATTACCATTGAGGCGGCAGCCAGTACAGGGCAGTCTCTGTCCTTTTGGCGGCACGTGCAGTTTGGCGCTCCCCTGACCCTAATCACCGTGGCGATCGCCTACGTTTGGATTGACTACCACCTTTAG